In a genomic window of Scomber japonicus isolate fScoJap1 chromosome 17, fScoJap1.pri, whole genome shotgun sequence:
- the LOC128376906 gene encoding zinc finger BED domain-containing protein 5-like encodes MSHAMHGHKLASELESVPLSDGTISRRITDMAQDIKSQLIDRVKKGKYALQLDESTDVSNCAQLLVFVRYSFDGKLNEDLLFCAPLEGTCKGEDMFTKLDNKLKKEGLSWDECIGVCTDGAAAMLGKKKGLKARVLQVAPHIKFMHCIIHREALASKTLDPELKIVLETAIKMINHIKSRPLNTRLFATLCNELGLQHEGLLFHTEVRWLSRGNVLSRLFELRDEVRLFLMEHGSQLTDHLTDPDWLTRLANLSCIFDRLNGLNLSLQGENTSIMSMSDKIRAFKRKVDRWTARVEMGRIDMFPELDEFMEENDLSVHIVKKSITTHLQALLEHFDKYFPEETAPEQYDWIRSPFTVTTASHLSACMEDALVELSCDRTLETDFNSKTLAEFWISVEREHPQLSKAAMDSYFSVMKQLIAQTKSVRDVGQLGKAELFIQFAPTVT; translated from the coding sequence ATGAGTCATGCAATGCATGGGCATAAACTGGCCAGTGAGCTGGAATCAGTACCGCTGTCTGACGGGACCATTTCCCGGCGCATCACCGATATGGCCCAGGACATAAAGAGTCAGCTGATTGACAGAGTGAAGAAAGGGAAATATGCTTTACAGTTAGACGAATCCACGGATGTATCAAACTGTGCCCAGCTGCTTGTTTTCGTTAGATATAGTTTTGATGGAAAACTTAACGAGGACCTGCTATTTTGCGCCCCGCTGGAGGGAACATGCAAAGGCGAGGACATGTTCACAAAACTTgacaacaaactgaaaaaagaggGACTGTCTTGGGATGAATGCATCGGTGTGTGTACAGACGGTGCTGCAGCAATGctggggaaaaagaaaggacTTAAAGCAAGAGTCTTACAAGTGGCGCCCCACATAAAATTCATGCACTGTATTATCCACAGAGAAGCTCTTGCGAGTAAAACGCTCGACCCAGAGCTGAAAATTGTTCTTGAGACTGCAATAAAAATGATCAACCACATTAAATCGCGTCCACTCAACACCAGGCTGTTTGCCACTCTCTGCAACGAACTGGGATTGCAGCATGAGGGCCTGCTGTTCCACACAGAAGTCAGATGGCTTTCGCGGGGAAATGTTCTCAGCCGCCTGTTTGAGCTGCGGGACGAGGTGCGTTTATTTCTGATGGAGCATGGGTCCCAGCTCACTGACCACCTGACTGACCCTGACTGGTTAACAAGGCTAGCGAATCTGTCTTGCATTTTTGACCGACTGAATGGACTTAACCTGTCATTGCAAGGTGAAAACACAAGCATCATGTCAATGAGTGATAAAATCCGCGCATTCAAGAGAAAAGTGGATCGCTGGACTGCACGAGTTGAAATGGGCAGGATTGACATGTTTCCTGAGCTGGACGAATTCATGGAGGAAAATGATCTGAGTGTTCACATTGTGAAGAAGTCTATCACTACCCACCTTCAAGCCCTCCTGGAACACTTTGACAAGTATTTCCCTGAGGAAACGGCTCCGGAACAATATGACTGGATAAGATCACCATTCACTGTAACCACCGCAAGTCATCTGTCAGCCTGCATGGAGGATGCACTGGTTGAGCTGTCATGTGACCGCACTTTAGAGACAGATTTCAATTCCAAGACGCTTGCTGAGTTCTGGATTTCAGTCGAGAGGGAACATCCACAGCTATCCAAGGCCGCGATGGAC